A genomic stretch from Achromobacter spanius includes:
- the secA gene encoding preprotein translocase subunit SecA, which yields MVSLLKKLIGSRNDRLLKQYRKLVTQINGLEPKISALSDAELAAKTDEFRSRYAQGTSLDDMLPEAFAVVREAGKRVFGMRHFDSQLLGGIALHGGKIAEMRTGEGKTLMATLPVYLNACAGKGVHVVTVNDYLARRDAEWMGRLYHFLGMTTGVVVPQQPNEEKKAAYAADITYGTNNEFGFDYLRDNMEYRVEDRRQRVLFYAIVDEVDSILIDEARTPLIISGQAEDHTELYIRMNAVPPLLTRMASEPKPQEPEPEGDYWVDEKSQQVHLSEAGHENAEAILARLGILPEGESLYDPRHIALMHHLMVALRANNLFFRDQQYVVQDGEVVIVDEFTGRLMVGRRWSDGLHQAVEAKEGVKIQHENQTLASITFQNYFRMYEKLSGMTGTADTEAYEFQEIYGLETVIIPTNKPMIRKDQNDQVFKTDPEKYNAILEDIRDCHERGQPVLVGTTSIENSELLSGLLKKAKLPHEVLNAKQHAREAEIVAEAGKPGHITIATNMAGRGTDIVLGGSVDKQVDLIRADESLSEAEKTARIDKIRAEWKPLNEQVKAAGGLRIIGTERHESRRIDNQLRGRAGRQGDPGSSRFYLSLEDSLMRIFAGDRVRAIMERLKLPEGEPIEAGMVTRSIETAQRKVEGRNFDIRKQLLEYDDVANDQRKVLYSQRNDVLEAASVGATVSNLRDAAVVELFNTYVPPESVEEQWDVPGLQRALESDWNLHLPLTEMLDKETTLTDEDLRERVVAAARDAYQAKVDQVGAESWSQFERSIMLQSIDTHWREHLSSLDYLRQGIHLRGYAQKNPKQEYKREAFELFSGMLDRIRDDVVRVLMTVRVQSSEQVEQAEAEAAQSHVQNVQYHHSDYDEALAKTESEEGAQPVRNAMPKVGRNDPCPCGSGKKYKQCHGKLV from the coding sequence ATGGTTTCTCTGCTCAAAAAACTCATAGGTAGCCGCAACGACCGGCTGCTTAAGCAGTATCGCAAGCTGGTAACCCAGATCAATGGGCTGGAGCCCAAGATTTCCGCGCTTTCCGATGCGGAGCTGGCGGCCAAGACTGACGAATTCCGATCCCGATACGCCCAAGGCACGTCACTGGACGACATGCTGCCGGAAGCCTTCGCCGTTGTGCGCGAAGCGGGCAAGCGTGTGTTCGGGATGCGCCACTTCGACTCTCAGCTGTTGGGCGGCATTGCGCTACACGGCGGAAAGATCGCCGAAATGCGTACGGGGGAAGGCAAGACGCTGATGGCGACGTTGCCCGTTTACCTGAACGCTTGCGCCGGCAAGGGCGTGCACGTTGTCACGGTGAACGACTATCTGGCCCGCCGCGACGCGGAATGGATGGGGCGCCTGTACCACTTCCTGGGCATGACCACGGGCGTGGTGGTGCCGCAGCAGCCCAACGAAGAGAAGAAGGCCGCCTACGCCGCCGACATCACATACGGCACCAATAACGAATTCGGTTTCGACTACCTGCGCGACAACATGGAATACCGTGTTGAGGACCGCCGCCAGCGCGTGCTGTTCTACGCCATCGTCGACGAAGTGGACTCGATCCTGATCGACGAAGCTCGCACGCCGCTGATCATTTCCGGCCAGGCCGAAGATCACACCGAGCTCTACATCCGCATGAACGCGGTGCCGCCCCTGCTTACGCGCATGGCCAGCGAGCCCAAGCCGCAGGAACCGGAACCCGAAGGCGATTACTGGGTCGACGAAAAGAGCCAGCAGGTCCATCTGTCGGAAGCCGGGCACGAAAATGCCGAGGCCATTCTGGCCCGCCTGGGCATCCTGCCGGAAGGCGAATCGCTGTACGACCCCCGCCACATTGCGCTGATGCACCACCTGATGGTGGCCTTGCGCGCCAACAACCTGTTCTTCCGTGACCAGCAATACGTGGTCCAGGACGGCGAGGTGGTGATCGTTGACGAATTCACGGGCCGCCTGATGGTGGGTCGCCGTTGGTCTGATGGCTTGCACCAAGCCGTCGAAGCCAAGGAAGGCGTGAAGATCCAGCACGAGAACCAGACGCTGGCATCCATCACGTTCCAGAACTACTTCCGCATGTACGAAAAGCTGTCCGGCATGACCGGTACGGCCGACACGGAAGCGTACGAGTTCCAGGAAATCTACGGGCTTGAAACGGTCATCATCCCGACCAACAAGCCCATGATCCGCAAGGACCAGAACGATCAGGTCTTCAAGACCGATCCGGAAAAGTACAACGCGATCCTCGAAGACATCCGCGACTGCCACGAGCGTGGCCAGCCCGTGTTGGTGGGTACGACCAGCATTGAAAACTCCGAGCTGCTGTCGGGCCTGTTGAAAAAGGCCAAGCTGCCGCACGAAGTGCTGAACGCCAAACAGCACGCTCGCGAAGCCGAGATCGTGGCAGAAGCCGGCAAGCCGGGCCACATCACCATCGCCACCAACATGGCCGGTCGTGGTACCGACATCGTGCTGGGCGGCAGCGTGGACAAGCAGGTTGACCTGATCCGCGCCGACGAATCGCTGTCGGAAGCTGAAAAGACCGCGCGCATCGATAAGATCCGCGCCGAATGGAAGCCGCTGAACGAGCAGGTCAAGGCCGCGGGCGGCCTGCGCATCATCGGCACCGAACGCCACGAATCGCGCCGTATCGACAACCAGTTGCGCGGTCGCGCCGGCCGCCAGGGCGACCCGGGCTCGTCCCGTTTCTACCTGTCGCTGGAAGACTCGCTGATGCGTATCTTCGCGGGTGACCGCGTGCGCGCCATCATGGAACGCCTGAAGCTGCCCGAGGGCGAGCCGATCGAGGCGGGCATGGTGACGCGCTCGATCGAAACCGCGCAACGCAAGGTGGAAGGCCGCAACTTCGACATCCGCAAGCAATTGCTGGAATACGACGACGTGGCCAACGACCAGCGCAAGGTGCTGTATTCGCAGCGTAACGATGTGCTGGAAGCCGCGAGCGTCGGCGCCACGGTGAGCAACCTGCGCGACGCCGCCGTGGTCGAGCTGTTCAACACCTACGTGCCGCCGGAATCGGTGGAAGAGCAGTGGGACGTGCCGGGGCTGCAAAGGGCGCTGGAATCGGACTGGAACCTGCACCTGCCGCTGACCGAGATGTTGGACAAGGAAACCACCCTGACCGACGAAGACCTGCGTGAGCGCGTGGTAGCGGCTGCTCGCGATGCCTATCAGGCCAAGGTTGACCAGGTCGGGGCGGAATCGTGGTCGCAGTTTGAACGTTCGATCATGTTGCAGTCGATCGACACGCATTGGCGCGAACACCTGTCGTCGCTGGACTACCTGCGCCAGGGCATCCACTTGCGCGGTTATGCGCAGAAGAATCCCAAGCAGGAATACAAGCGCGAAGCCTTCGAATTGTTCTCGGGCATGCTGGATCGCATTCGCGACGACGTGGTGCGTGTGTTGATGACGGTGCGTGTGCAGTCGTCCGAGCAGGTCGAACAGGCCGAGGCCGAAGCCGCGCAGTCGCATGTGCAGAACGTGCAATACCACCACTCCGATTACGACGAAGCGCTGGCCAAGACGGAATCGGAAGAGGGCGCGCAGCCCGTGCGCAACGCCATGCCCAAGGTCGGACGCAACGATCCGTGCCCGTGCGGCAGCGGCAAGAAGTACAAGCAGTGTCACGGCAAGCTGGTCTGA
- a CDS encoding VOC family protein has product MLHSVGRTEFDHAVVMVRDRLDALAPHFERQGFHLSDKAVHNLGSCNRLIVLEGTYVELLGWPTGAPPARKEIADSPFGLEALVFRTYDADATYERLKAAGFAVNPVQELTRPAMLDGQEVQARFHTVRFAEQPLPGIRMYFCRHLTPECVWSPDLMAHPNGARSLMRIDARAADARAVAERLALVADVTAEAVDGGWDVPLANLRIHVQTDPSASAPTLSTLTLENRDGAHYTLDTGTPAP; this is encoded by the coding sequence ATGCTGCATTCCGTCGGCCGTACCGAATTCGACCATGCCGTCGTGATGGTGCGCGATCGGCTGGATGCGCTGGCCCCGCATTTCGAGCGCCAGGGGTTTCACCTGAGCGATAAGGCGGTGCATAACCTGGGGTCGTGCAATCGCCTGATCGTGCTGGAAGGCACGTATGTCGAACTGCTGGGATGGCCCACGGGCGCCCCGCCGGCCCGCAAGGAAATCGCCGATTCGCCCTTCGGGCTGGAAGCGTTGGTGTTTCGTACGTATGACGCCGACGCCACCTACGAACGCCTGAAGGCGGCCGGCTTCGCGGTAAACCCGGTACAGGAACTGACGCGCCCGGCGATGCTGGACGGTCAGGAAGTACAGGCTCGCTTCCACACCGTGCGCTTTGCCGAGCAGCCTTTGCCCGGCATCCGTATGTATTTCTGCCGTCACCTGACACCCGAGTGTGTCTGGTCTCCGGACCTGATGGCGCATCCCAATGGCGCGCGCAGCCTGATGCGCATTGATGCCCGCGCGGCCGATGCCCGAGCCGTGGCCGAGCGCCTGGCGCTGGTGGCTGACGTCACGGCTGAAGCCGTCGATGGCGGCTGGGATGTGCCCTTGGCCAACCTGCGCATCCACGTGCAAACTGATCCCTCGGCGTCAGCCCCCACGCTGTCCACGCTGACCCTGGAAAACCGCGACGGCGCCCATTACACCCTGGACACCGGAACACCGGCGCCCTAG
- a CDS encoding GntR family transcriptional regulator — protein sequence MTQPPSAIRPAARTSAGQAELYGAVKAMAVRFDFKPGERINEVDLARRLNVSRTPLREVLNQLMVEGFLTRSLNRGFIARLLDAKQIHSLYEYRAVLEAGIVRAACERASDEELAELRQFVERSRDVPEDSDATRLLELDEAFHLHLARLSRNEEFVRALESVNARIHFVRWIDMQQGRRSHTQGEHLRIVQALERRDLDALPALISAHIGRRLDQITDVIRTGFSTIYMRDQAEPATVVPANTTTAGEKQ from the coding sequence ATGACGCAGCCTCCTTCAGCGATTCGCCCCGCCGCCCGCACGTCTGCCGGGCAGGCCGAGCTGTATGGCGCGGTCAAGGCGATGGCGGTGCGGTTTGATTTCAAGCCGGGTGAACGCATCAACGAAGTGGATCTGGCGCGGCGCTTGAATGTCAGCCGGACGCCGCTGCGTGAAGTATTGAACCAATTGATGGTCGAAGGCTTCCTGACCCGCTCCCTGAACCGCGGCTTCATTGCCCGGCTATTGGACGCCAAGCAGATCCACAGCTTGTACGAATACCGGGCGGTGCTCGAGGCCGGGATCGTCCGAGCCGCCTGCGAACGCGCCAGCGACGAAGAATTGGCCGAATTGCGCCAGTTTGTGGAACGGTCCCGCGATGTGCCGGAAGACAGCGACGCCACACGTCTGCTGGAATTGGACGAGGCCTTTCACCTGCATCTTGCGCGCCTGTCTCGCAATGAAGAGTTTGTGCGTGCGCTGGAAAGCGTGAATGCCCGTATCCATTTCGTGCGCTGGATCGACATGCAGCAGGGCCGACGCAGCCACACGCAGGGCGAGCACCTGCGTATCGTCCAGGCGTTGGAACGGCGTGACCTGGATGCTTTGCCCGCGCTGATCAGCGCGCACATCGGACGTCGCCTCGACCAGATCACCGACGTGATTCGCACCGGATTTTCAACGATTTACATGCGGGACCAGGCCGAACCCGCCACGGTAGTGCCGGCCAACACCACAACAGCAGGGGAAAAACAATGA
- a CDS encoding tripartite tricarboxylate transporter substrate binding protein, which yields MTHTMKRILAGLCTLAAAGGAFVAAPAAAEERPLVLVVPYPPGGSTDILARILQPRLSQQMGGRTVIVENRPGAASQIATAFVARAEPDGSTLLVSFDNHGINPAVKPKLPYDTFKDFVAISQTVRFPLVIGANPNVPGDNLKAFLAIAAKESPNKFNYASTGVGSLNHLAPEELKRLSKVELLHVPYGGGGPAIQAVLGGQANMTWLSFAALRGQIQAGKIKPLAVAGEKRLPELPNVPTVEESGFPGFVAYSWSGMFAPKGTPEATVKKLTADFKAVLADPEIKKKVTEAGFEIVASDGPALDAYVKSEYDRWSAFIKKNNINLDN from the coding sequence ATGACTCACACGATGAAGCGTATTTTGGCGGGCCTATGCACGCTGGCAGCCGCGGGGGGCGCCTTTGTCGCCGCGCCCGCCGCCGCCGAGGAACGGCCGTTGGTGCTGGTGGTGCCGTACCCGCCGGGCGGCAGCACCGACATCCTGGCGCGTATTCTGCAGCCGCGCCTGTCGCAGCAAATGGGTGGGCGCACCGTGATCGTGGAAAACCGCCCCGGCGCCGCCAGCCAGATCGCCACCGCTTTCGTGGCGCGCGCCGAGCCGGATGGCAGCACGCTCCTGGTCAGCTTTGACAACCACGGCATCAACCCCGCCGTGAAGCCCAAGCTGCCCTACGACACCTTCAAGGATTTTGTCGCCATTTCTCAGACCGTGCGGTTTCCGCTGGTCATTGGCGCCAACCCCAATGTGCCTGGGGATAACCTGAAAGCGTTCCTGGCGATCGCCGCGAAGGAATCGCCCAACAAATTCAACTACGCCTCGACCGGGGTGGGTTCGCTGAACCATCTGGCGCCCGAAGAACTCAAGCGCCTGTCGAAAGTCGAGCTGCTGCACGTGCCGTATGGCGGCGGCGGGCCGGCCATTCAGGCGGTGTTGGGCGGGCAAGCGAATATGACGTGGCTGAGTTTCGCGGCACTGCGTGGGCAGATCCAGGCCGGCAAGATCAAGCCGCTGGCGGTGGCGGGCGAAAAGCGCCTGCCGGAATTGCCCAACGTGCCCACGGTGGAAGAGTCGGGCTTCCCCGGCTTTGTCGCCTATTCGTGGAGCGGCATGTTCGCACCGAAGGGCACGCCCGAGGCAACCGTGAAAAAACTGACGGCCGACTTCAAGGCGGTGTTGGCCGACCCCGAGATCAAGAAGAAGGTGACGGAAGCGGGCTTCGAAATCGTGGCCTCGGACGGCCCGGCGCTGGATGCCTATGTGAAATCGGAATATGACCGGTGGAGCGCCTTCATCAAGAAGAACAACATCAATCTGGATAACTGA
- a CDS encoding thiamine pyrophosphate-binding protein, producing MENLNGAEAMVRMLQHNGVKHIFGLCGDTSLPFYDALYRLDHGMQHILTRDERSAGYMADAYARVTGKVGVCEGPSGGGATYLLPGLVEANESSIPVLGITSDVAVGSRGKYPLTELDQEALYRPLTKWNRTIDRADQIPGMVRAAFRAMTTGKPGAAHLCFPYDVMKQQVDASDIWAQPEHGRFPAMRFAPDPADVARAAQRLIGARAPVIICGGGVVIAGASGALQELAESLKAAVCVTVSGQGSLADTHPLNAGVVGSNGGVMATRDVVAAADVVLFVGCRAGSTSTEHWRFPNRDVPILHIDIDPMVIGANYLTDVGLVGDAKLALEALGAEVQARLAHRNSDAVDGAVLAGRAKAARLAQLEPLANSLETPIRPERVVQSLNRLLPDDAVVCADPGTPCPYFSAYYDVSRPGRHFITNRAHGALGFSMSAALGAWVGRPQSKCVSVMGDGSFGFTVGELETIVRHKAPLLMIVFSNSVYGWIKASQKAGYDQRYYSVDFNRTDHARIAEAYGVKAWRVEDPSKLDDAIKAAMEHDGPALIDVVAQPLQDTAAPVSQWMG from the coding sequence ATGGAAAACTTGAACGGCGCCGAAGCCATGGTGCGGATGCTGCAGCACAACGGCGTCAAACATATTTTTGGCCTGTGCGGCGACACCAGCCTGCCGTTTTACGATGCACTGTACCGCCTGGATCACGGCATGCAGCACATCCTGACGCGCGACGAGCGCAGCGCGGGCTATATGGCGGACGCCTACGCCCGTGTGACCGGCAAGGTCGGCGTATGCGAAGGCCCCAGCGGTGGAGGCGCCACCTATCTGTTGCCCGGCCTGGTCGAAGCCAATGAGTCCTCGATTCCCGTGCTGGGCATCACGTCGGACGTGGCGGTGGGTTCGCGCGGGAAATATCCGCTGACCGAGCTGGATCAGGAAGCGCTGTACCGTCCGCTGACCAAGTGGAACCGCACGATTGACCGCGCGGACCAGATTCCCGGCATGGTGCGCGCGGCGTTCCGCGCCATGACCACCGGCAAGCCGGGCGCGGCGCACCTGTGCTTTCCGTATGACGTGATGAAGCAGCAGGTGGATGCGTCCGATATCTGGGCGCAGCCCGAACACGGCCGCTTCCCGGCCATGCGTTTTGCCCCGGATCCCGCCGACGTGGCGCGTGCCGCGCAGCGTTTGATCGGCGCGCGTGCGCCCGTGATCATCTGCGGCGGTGGCGTGGTCATCGCCGGCGCCAGCGGCGCCTTGCAGGAACTGGCGGAAAGCTTGAAGGCGGCGGTGTGCGTGACCGTCAGCGGACAAGGCAGCCTGGCCGACACGCATCCGCTGAATGCGGGCGTGGTGGGCTCCAACGGTGGCGTGATGGCCACCCGCGACGTGGTGGCGGCGGCCGACGTGGTGCTGTTCGTGGGTTGCCGCGCCGGCTCGACGTCCACGGAACATTGGCGCTTCCCGAACCGCGACGTGCCCATCCTGCACATCGATATCGACCCCATGGTGATCGGCGCCAACTACCTGACCGACGTCGGCCTGGTGGGTGACGCGAAGCTGGCGCTGGAAGCCTTGGGCGCCGAAGTGCAGGCGCGCCTGGCGCACCGCAATTCGGACGCAGTGGACGGCGCAGTGCTGGCCGGCCGCGCCAAGGCCGCGCGCCTGGCGCAACTGGAGCCGCTGGCCAACAGCCTTGAAACGCCGATCCGCCCCGAGCGCGTGGTGCAATCGCTGAACCGCTTGCTGCCCGACGATGCGGTGGTGTGCGCGGACCCGGGCACGCCTTGCCCGTACTTCTCGGCCTATTACGATGTGTCGCGCCCCGGCCGCCACTTCATCACCAACCGCGCACACGGTGCGCTGGGCTTTTCCATGTCGGCCGCGTTGGGCGCCTGGGTTGGGCGGCCGCAGTCCAAGTGCGTATCCGTGATGGGCGACGGCAGCTTCGGCTTTACCGTGGGCGAACTGGAAACCATCGTGCGCCACAAGGCGCCGCTGCTGATGATCGTGTTTTCGAATTCGGTCTACGGCTGGATCAAGGCCAGCCAGAAGGCGGGCTACGATCAGCGCTACTACAGCGTGGACTTCAACCGCACCGACCACGCCCGCATTGCCGAAGCCTATGGCGTGAAGGCGTGGCGCGTGGAAGATCCGTCCAAGCTGGACGACGCCATCAAGGCCGCCATGGAACACGACGGCCCGGCACTCATCGACGTGGTGGCGCAGCCGCTGCAGGACACGGCGGCCCCGGTCAGCCAGTGGATGGGTTGA
- a CDS encoding SDR family oxidoreductase: MDLGISGKTALVFGGSRGMGRACALQLAREGVAVTIAARNPETLAQAAAEISKEAGIGVGWVSADLTQEHGRDAAMAACPQPDILINNADGPLPGDFRDWTREDWIASLDAMMLGPIDMIRRVVDGMVERRFGRIVNIVSRSVKAPHAELGLSNGARSGLIGFVGGLARQTVRHNVTINNLLPGAFATDAQVRHVQGMLAQSSDKTFDQLWEERGRANPAGRFGQPEEVGALCAYLCSAQAGYMTAQSLLIDGGGYPGTY; the protein is encoded by the coding sequence ATGGATTTGGGGATCAGTGGCAAGACGGCCTTGGTGTTCGGCGGCAGCCGTGGCATGGGCCGCGCGTGTGCGCTGCAGTTGGCGCGCGAGGGTGTGGCGGTGACCATCGCCGCGCGCAATCCCGAGACGCTTGCGCAAGCCGCGGCCGAGATTTCCAAGGAAGCCGGCATCGGCGTGGGCTGGGTGTCGGCCGACCTGACCCAGGAGCACGGTCGCGATGCGGCCATGGCCGCGTGCCCGCAACCCGACATCCTGATCAACAACGCCGACGGCCCGCTGCCCGGCGATTTCCGGGATTGGACGCGCGAGGACTGGATCGCGTCGTTGGACGCGATGATGCTGGGGCCCATCGACATGATCCGGCGCGTGGTCGATGGCATGGTCGAGCGGCGCTTCGGCCGCATCGTGAACATCGTGTCGCGCAGCGTGAAGGCGCCGCATGCGGAACTGGGCCTGTCCAATGGGGCGCGTTCGGGACTCATCGGCTTCGTGGGAGGCCTGGCGCGGCAGACGGTGCGGCACAACGTCACCATCAACAACCTGTTGCCGGGGGCCTTTGCCACCGACGCGCAGGTCCGGCACGTACAGGGCATGCTGGCGCAATCGTCGGACAAGACCTTCGACCAGCTGTGGGAAGAGCGCGGACGCGCCAACCCGGCCGGGCGCTTTGGCCAGCCGGAAGAAGTGGGTGCGTTGTGCGCCTATCTTTGTTCGGCGCAAGCCGGCTACATGACCGCGCAAAGCCTCTTGATCGATGGGGGCGGCTACCCCGGCACGTACTGA
- a CDS encoding Lrp/AsnC family transcriptional regulator, with the protein MDQTDIKILALLQKDATCSVAEIAEQVNLSVTPCWRRIQKLKDDGVIARNAILLDPRALGLNLTVFVSIKTSQHNEKWTQSLINAVMALPNVVEFHRMAGDIDYLLKVVVEDMAAYDRFYRRLIGAVDLLDVSASFSMEIIKSTTELPLDAV; encoded by the coding sequence ATGGACCAGACCGACATCAAGATCCTGGCGTTGCTGCAGAAAGACGCTACCTGTTCGGTCGCTGAAATTGCCGAACAGGTGAATCTGTCGGTGACGCCATGCTGGCGCCGCATTCAGAAGCTGAAGGATGACGGCGTTATCGCGCGCAACGCCATCTTGCTGGACCCGCGTGCGCTGGGCCTGAACCTGACGGTATTCGTGTCCATCAAGACCAGCCAGCACAACGAGAAATGGACGCAAAGCCTGATCAATGCCGTCATGGCCTTGCCAAATGTGGTGGAGTTTCACCGCATGGCCGGCGATATCGATTACCTGCTCAAGGTGGTGGTCGAGGACATGGCGGCGTATGACCGCTTCTACCGCCGGCTGATCGGCGCGGTGGACCTGCTGGATGTCAGCGCCAGCTTCTCGATGGAAATCATCAAAAGCACGACTGAATTGCCGCTGGACGCGGTGTAG
- a CDS encoding gamma-glutamylcyclotransferase, with product MSFAVPAGCAGLAKARQARSVDDLLADWNGVDNLWVFAYGSLIWHPGFAWRERRLATVRGYHRSLCLWSHDHRGSPDNPGLVFGLNRGGCCRGVAYQIAAADVPDVFQALWRREMVTGAYTPRWLACHTEAAPVRGLVFLLNRACDEYAADLSDDRLIASVRNAVGQSGPCLDYVVETERALRAHGIDDWRLGDLVRRLGQAF from the coding sequence ATGTCGTTCGCAGTACCCGCCGGCTGTGCCGGTTTGGCAAAAGCGCGGCAAGCGCGATCGGTGGACGACCTGCTGGCCGACTGGAACGGCGTCGACAACTTATGGGTGTTCGCCTACGGTTCCCTGATCTGGCACCCCGGCTTTGCGTGGCGCGAGCGCCGCCTGGCGACGGTGCGCGGCTATCACCGGTCGTTGTGTCTGTGGTCGCACGATCATCGTGGCTCCCCCGACAATCCCGGCCTGGTGTTCGGCTTGAACCGGGGCGGTTGCTGCCGGGGCGTGGCCTACCAGATCGCGGCGGCTGACGTGCCTGATGTGTTCCAGGCGCTGTGGCGCCGGGAGATGGTGACCGGCGCCTACACCCCCCGTTGGCTCGCTTGCCATACCGAGGCCGCCCCGGTGCGTGGCCTGGTCTTCCTGCTGAATCGCGCCTGCGATGAGTACGCTGCCGACCTGAGTGACGACCGCTTGATCGCGTCCGTGCGCAATGCCGTCGGCCAGTCGGGGCCTTGTCTGGACTACGTGGTGGAGACCGAGCGCGCCTTGCGCGCGCACGGTATTGACGACTGGCGCCTGGGTGATCTGGTTCGCAGACTGGGCCAGGCTTTCTGA
- the pagP gene encoding lipid IV(A) palmitoyltransferase PagP, producing the protein MTAQFRAAMLCLLLSTFTAAAQACESMPSWAQSACNRLDQIWTEGGNDLYVSGYAWHNRAMYSKEKIDSFNELAWGGGYGRSLYDEDGDWQGLYAMAFLDSHSKVEPIAGYGFLKIGRVSENFRLGAGYTVFLTARHDIMSYVPFPGILPLVGAGYKDAMFYATYIPGSSGAGNVLYMFGRWHF; encoded by the coding sequence ATGACCGCCCAATTTCGAGCAGCCATGCTTTGCCTGCTGCTCTCGACTTTCACCGCTGCCGCGCAAGCCTGTGAAAGCATGCCCTCGTGGGCACAGTCCGCTTGCAATCGCCTTGACCAGATCTGGACCGAAGGCGGCAACGACCTCTACGTTTCCGGCTACGCCTGGCACAACCGCGCCATGTACAGCAAAGAAAAAATCGACAGCTTCAACGAGTTGGCCTGGGGCGGTGGCTATGGCCGCAGCCTCTACGACGAAGACGGCGACTGGCAGGGCCTGTACGCCATGGCGTTCCTGGATTCGCACAGCAAGGTCGAACCCATTGCCGGCTATGGCTTCCTGAAAATAGGGCGAGTCAGCGAGAACTTTCGCCTGGGCGCGGGCTACACGGTGTTCCTGACCGCGCGGCACGACATCATGAGCTACGTGCCGTTTCCCGGCATCCTGCCGCTGGTGGGCGCCGGCTACAAAGACGCCATGTTCTACGCGACCTATATACCCGGCTCAAGCGGCGCGGGCAACGTCCTGTATATGTTCGGACGCTGGCACTTCTAA